One part of the Alligator mississippiensis isolate rAllMis1 chromosome 3, rAllMis1, whole genome shotgun sequence genome encodes these proteins:
- the THAP1 gene encoding THAP domain-containing protein 1 isoform X1, with translation MVQSCSAYRCRNRYDKEKPISFHKFPLTRPDLCKKWETAVKRKNFKPTKYSSICSEHFTPDCFKRECNNKLLKENAVPTIFCYTEPSEKTEEFSEQAEDLSPPTPPLPPPPPPPPPPPPPPPPPPLLPSPPSNPSFPLSQIDARLVDPSIGLLMPPLQTPSNLAVFCDHNYTVEDTVHQRKRIQQLEEQVEKLRKKLKTAQQRCRRQERQIEKLRELVQFEKEKDILAGKGYIILPNDYFDIVEVPA, from the exons ATGGTGCAGTCCTGCTCTGCCTACCGCTGCCGGAACCGATACGACAAAGAGAAGCCCATTTCCTTCCACAA GTTTCCTCTCACAAGGCCTGATCTCTGTAAGAAATGGGAAACCGCTGTGAAAAGGAAAAATTTCAAGCCAACAAAGTACAGCAGCATTTGCTCAGAACACTTCACTCCTGATTGCTTTAAAAGGGAGTGTAACAATAAGCTCCTGAAAGAGAACGCCGTGCCCACAATATTCTGTTACACTGAACCCAGTGAAAAG ACTGAAGAGTTTTCAGAGCAAGCAGAAGATCTGTCTCCTCCTACACCGccattgccaccaccacctccaccaccaccgccgccaccaccacctcctcctcctcctcctctactgcCATCTCCCCCATcaaatccttcctttcctttatcTCAGATAGATGCAAGACTGGTAGATCCAAGTATTGGATTATTAATGCCTCCTCTCCAGACCCCTAGTAATCTGGCAGTTTTCTGTGATCACAACTATACCGTAGAGGATACAGTTCATCAGAGGAAGAGAATTCAGCAGCTGGAAGAGCAAGTGGAAAAACTGAGAAAGAAGCTCAAGACAGCACAGCAGCGATGCAGACGTCAGGAAAGACAGATCGAAAAACTGCGCGAGCTCGTTCAGTTTGAGAAGGAGAAGGACATATTGGCAGGAAAAGGCTACATTATTCTACCCAATGACTATTTTGACATTGTAGAAGTACCTGCATAA
- the THAP1 gene encoding THAP domain-containing protein 1 isoform X2, translating to MRPPRPRAEASPARAAPGRQDGAVLLCLPLPEPIRQREAHFLPQTEEFSEQAEDLSPPTPPLPPPPPPPPPPPPPPPPPPLLPSPPSNPSFPLSQIDARLVDPSIGLLMPPLQTPSNLAVFCDHNYTVEDTVHQRKRIQQLEEQVEKLRKKLKTAQQRCRRQERQIEKLRELVQFEKEKDILAGKGYIILPNDYFDIVEVPA from the exons ATGCGTCCGCCGCGCCCCCGGGCCGAAGCATCGCCGGCACGGGCGGCCCCGGGGCGACAGGATGGTGCAGTCCTGCTCTGCCTACCGCTGCCGGAACCGATACGACAAAGAGAAGCCCATTTCCTTCCACAA ACTGAAGAGTTTTCAGAGCAAGCAGAAGATCTGTCTCCTCCTACACCGccattgccaccaccacctccaccaccaccgccgccaccaccacctcctcctcctcctcctctactgcCATCTCCCCCATcaaatccttcctttcctttatcTCAGATAGATGCAAGACTGGTAGATCCAAGTATTGGATTATTAATGCCTCCTCTCCAGACCCCTAGTAATCTGGCAGTTTTCTGTGATCACAACTATACCGTAGAGGATACAGTTCATCAGAGGAAGAGAATTCAGCAGCTGGAAGAGCAAGTGGAAAAACTGAGAAAGAAGCTCAAGACAGCACAGCAGCGATGCAGACGTCAGGAAAGACAGATCGAAAAACTGCGCGAGCTCGTTCAGTTTGAGAAGGAGAAGGACATATTGGCAGGAAAAGGCTACATTATTCTACCCAATGACTATTTTGACATTGTAGAAGTACCTGCATAA